GCGATCGAACAGGCCGAACAGCTGCCGAGCCTCAAGCAGTTGGCTGAGGTCGGTGGGCTGAGCCCGTATCATTTTCACCGGGTGTTCAAGGCAGTCACCGGCCTGACGCCCAAGGGCTACGCCAATGCGCATCGAGGCCAGAAAGTCCGGCAGAAATTGTCCGGCAGCGGGTCCATTACCGATGCGCTCTATGACGCAGGGTTCAACTCCAATAGCCGTTTCTATGCAGCATCCGGCACGCTATTGGGCATGAAACCCGGGCAGTATCGTGACGCAGGGGCCAATACTGAAATCCGCTTTGCGGTAGGGGAATGTTCCCTGGGGGCGATTCTGGTCGCACAAAGCGCCCTGGGCGTCTGCGCGATCCTGCTGGGTGAAGATCCGCACACCTTGATCGATGACTTTCAGCACCAGTTTCGCAACGCCACGCTGATTGGCGCCGACCCTGATTTTGAGTTGCTGGTGGCCCAGGTCGTGGGTTTCGTCGAGGCACCGTCCATGGGGCTTGATCTGCCGCTGGACCTACGCGGTACGGCCTTTCAGCAGCGGGTCTGGAGCGCCTTGAAAGACATTCCGCCAGGCACCACGGCCAGTTATGCCGAAATTGCCCAGCAGATTGGCGCGCCCAAGTCGTTTCGCGCCGTGGCCCAGGCATGCGGTGCCAATCGCCTGGCCGTGGCCATTCCTTGTCACCGGGTGGTACGCAGCGACGGCAATCTTTCAGGCTATCGCTGGGGTGTGGAGCGCAAGCGGGAGTTGCTGGATCGGGAGGCGAAATCCTCCCGGATGCCACCCATCAACGTCTGACGTCGACCACCACCCTGCCCCGAACTTCACCTTTGAGCAGTTGCGCAGCGGCTTCGATCACTTCGCTCAAGCCGATTTCATGGCTGATCAGCGGCAGTAGAGACAGGTCCAGATCTCGACCCAGCCGGTCCCAGGCTTCGATGCGGTCGGCCCGGGGCCGGGTCACGCTGTCGATACCCGCCAGGGTTATCCCGCGCAGGATGAAGGGTGCCACTGAACCGGGAAAGTCCATGCCTTGAGCAAGTCCGCAGGCTGCGACGGTGCCGCGATAACGCATGGCGGCGCAGACGTTGGCCAGGGTGTGGCTGCCGATGGAGTCGATGGCGCCCGCCCAGCGTTCCTTGGTCAATGGCTTGCCCGGCTCGGACAACGTTGCCCGGTCGATGACTTCAGCCGCGCCGAGTTTTTCAAGGTAAGCGCTTTCGTTCAAGCGTCCTGTGGAAGCAACGACTCGATAACCCAATCTGGCAAGGATTGCCACGGCAAAGCTGCCAACTCCGCCGTTGGCGCCGGTGACCAGAATGTCTCCCTTGTCGGGCGTCACGCCATTGTTCTCCAGCGCCATGACCGCCAGCATTGCGGTGTAGCCAGCGGTGCCGATGGCCATGGACTGGGCAGGCGTGAAAGCCTTAGGCAGCGGGATCAGCCATTTGCCTTGCAGACGCGCTTTTTCCGCCAGTCCGCCCCAATGCCCTTCCCCCACGCCCCAGCCATTGAGCAGCACGGCATCGCCAATGGAGAAATCTGCATCGCTGCTGGCGCTGACCGTGCCGACCAGATCCACACCCGGCACCATGGGAAAGCTGCGCACGATGGGGCCGGCGCCGGTAATCGCCAGGGCGTCTTTATAGTTCAGCGTGCTGTAGGAAACGTCGACGTTGACGTCGCCCTGCGGTAGCGAATCTTCGTTGAGCTTCGTCAGGGAAACCCGGTAACCCGCCATGTCGCGGCTTGCCGGGTCGTCTTTTTCGATCAAGATGCCTCTGAACTCAGTACCGTAGACCATGGTGCCTCCTGTTTAGACCGATCGTCTTTAAATACGCCAAAAGAATCACTGCGGCAGTCCGCGCAGAAATCCGCTGATGAATGTATTGAGGGGAACATCGCTTTTGACCAGCCGGGCGCGCAGTACCGCCCCTTCCCAGCCGATCCAGAAAAACGCAGCCAATTCGTCGCAGTCAGCGTCTTTGGCCAGTTCTCCGGCCCGTTGAGCTTCTTGCAGGCATTGGCTCAAACGGGCCTGCCAGGCGAGAAAGATCGTTTCGAGCGTCTCCCGAAAACCGTCGGGGAGCATGCCGACTTCCTGCCCCAGATTGCCCACCATGCAGCCACGGCGATAATCATGCCTGGCCATGCCGGCCTTAGCGTTTTGCACGAATCCCACCAGCCGTTCCAGCGGAGTGTGGGATTCGTTGAGCAGCCAGCGATCAAGCATTTGTGCGAAATACTCGGCGTAGTTGTCCAGCACCGCGCGCCCAAACGCTTCCTTGCTCTCGAAGTAGTGATAGAACGAGCCTTTCGGCACGCCCACCTGCTTGAGAATGTAATCGATGCCGGTCGCCATGAAACCCTGTTCGGTGAGCACTTCCGTGCCGCAGCGAAGCAGGGCCGCGCGGGTTTCGAAATTTTCCCTATCGACCTTGGGCGGACGGCCTGGGCGGCGGGGTTTCCGGGCATCGGTGTGGTGCGCTTCTTTGGTCCTGGGCTGGATATTAGACCGATCGTCTTTTATGTCAATACGCCCTTTGGTTCGGTTGCCAAACAGGCGAAATCGACGCTCAATAGCGACTTCACATTCGCGCGCAACGGAGCACACATGACTGCCTGGCCTGATCGTCGCATTCTTGAACTGTTCGATATTCAGCTTCCGATTCTGCAAGCTCCGATGGCGGGTGCCAGTGGTTCGGCGCTGGCAATTGCGGTTGGCAATGCCGGAGGTCTGGCCTCATTGCCCTGCGCGATGTTGAGCCACCAACAAATCCGCGATGAAGTCGCGCTTTTTCGTCAGCACAGCAAGGCGCCGTTGAATCTCAATTTCTTCTGTCACCAAACGCCCGCCGATGACCCCCAGCGAGCCGCTGGCTGGAAAGATGCCTTGCGGCCCTACTATCAGGAACTGGGTGCCGATTTCACTGCGCCCTCGCCGGTGTCCAGCCGCGCGCCGTTTGATCCCGCCAGCTGTGAACTGGTGGAAGAGCTCAAGCCAGAGGTGGTCAGTTTCCATTTCGGGCTGCCGGATGCCGCGCTGCTGGCACGCGTCAAAGCCAGTGGCGCCAAAGTGATTTCATCGGCAACCACCGTCGCCGAGGCGATCTGGCTGGAACAGCACGGTTGCGACGCCATCATCGCCATGGGCTACGAAGCTGGCGGGCATCGGGGCATGTTTTTGAGCGAAGCGTTGTACTCGCAAGTCGGCACGCTGGCCCTGGTGCCGCAAATCGTCGACGCGGTGAGTCTGCCGGTCATCGCTGCCGGCGGGATTGCCGATGGTCGCACGATGGCGGCGGCGTTCATTCTCGGTGCCTCGGCGGTGCAAGTAGGGACGGCTTACCTGTTCTGCCCGGAATCCACCACCAACAAACTGCATCGGGAAGCACTGCGCACCGCCGACGAAAGCCAGACCGCTCTCACCAACATCTTCACCGGACGCCCTGCCCGCGGCATCGTTAACCGTGTCATGCGTGAATTGGGCCCTATCAGCACGATTGCTTCGGCATTTCCGTTGGCGGGCGGTCCGTTGATTCCACTGCGGGCCGTTGCCGAACCCAAGGGCAATCCTGACTTCATGAGTCTCTGGGCGGGACAAGCCGTGGGCATCAAACATCAATATTCGGCCGCGCAGCTGACCGAGACCATGGCGCAGCAGGCGCTGAAAAAACTTGTAAGCCGTTGAAACTCCGCTTCCCCTGACACGACCTGACGCTATATATTTCGATATATAGCGAGTGGCCGGTAGCAATCTGCCATTCAATCATCGTGTCGCTGTCTCGGAGCTATTCAATGGGTTTTTCCTCCACGGGTGTTGCGTTCAAGTCCCTGACTGGCATGCTTGCCGCCCTGGCAATGGGCAGTGCTTTCGCAGATGAAGTGCAAGTGGCCGTCGCCGCCAACTTCACCGTGCCCATCCAGGCCATTGCCAAGGATTTCGAAAAAGACACCGGCCACAAACTGGTGGCCTCGTTCGGCGCAACCGGGCAGTTCTATACCCAGATCAAGAACGGCGCGCCTTTCGAAGTGTTCCTCTCTGCCGACGACACCACGCCTGCCAAACTTGAACAGGAAGGCGACAGCGTCAAAGGTTCGCGCTTCACCTATGCAGTCGGCACTTTGGCGTTGTGGTCGGCCAAGGAAGGTTATGTCGACGACAAAGGCGAAGTGCTCAAGGGCAATAAGTTCGAACATCTGTCCATCGCCAATCCCAAGGCCGCGCCTTATGGTCTGGCGGCGACTCAAGTGCTCGACAAGTTGGGCCTGACCGACGCCACGAGGCCGAAAATCGTTGAAGGCCAGAGCATCACGCAGGCGTACCAATTCGTCTCCACCGGCAATGCCGAGCTGGGTTTCGTTGCGCTCTCGCAGATTTTCAAGGATGGCAAACTCACCAGCGGTTCGGCCTGGATCGTACCGGCCGACCTGCATGATCCTATCAAGCAGGACGCCGTTATCCTCAACAAAGGCAAGGACAACGCAGCCGCCAAGGCGTTGATCGAATACCTCAAGGGTCCGAAAGCCGCCGCCGTGATCAAGTCGTTCGGGTACCAGTTGTAAATGCCACTGGACGCCTCTGACCTTGCTGCCATCTGGCTGACGCTGAAACTGGCGTCGCTGACCACGGTCATTCTGCTGGTGATCGGCACGCCCATTGCGTTGTGGCTGGCGCACACCCGCTCGTGGCTCAAAGGCCCGATCGGGGCAATTGTTGCGCTGCCGCTGGTATTGCCACCTACGGTCATTGGCTTCTATCTGCTGCTACTGCTGGGACCCAATGGTGCTGTGGGTCAGTTCACCCAACACCTGGGCATTGGCACGCTGACCTTCAGCTTCCCGGGTCTGGTGATCGGTTCGGTGTTGTACTCCATGCCGTTCGTGGTGCAGCCGTTGCAAAATGCCTTCGCCGCGATGGGTCCACGGCCTCTGGAAGTGGCCGCGACCCTGCGCGCCAATCCATGGGACACCTTCTTCAGTGTGGTTTTGCCACTGGCCAAGCCAGGCTTTATCACCGGCGCCATTCTCGGCTTTGCTCACACCGTGGGCGAATTTGGCGTGGTCTTGATGATTGGCGGCAATATTCCCGAGAAAACCCGGGTGGTCTCCGTGCAGATCTTCGATCACGTCGAATCCATGGAATACCTGCAAGCCCACTGGCTGGCGGGCGCCATGGTGGTGTTCTCATTTCTGGTTCTTCTGGCGCTCTACTCCAGCGGCAAGACCAAATCCGGCTGGAGCTGACCGATGACGTCGCAAATACAGGTGCGCTTGCAGGTTGCCTACCCGGAGTTTTCCGTAGACGTGGATTTGGCCCTGCCGGGCAAAGGCGTCACCGCGCTTTACGGTCATTCCGGTTCAGGCAAGACCACTTGCCTGCGCTGCATTGCCGGTCTTGAAAAAGCTCAAAGCGGTTACATAAATATCAACGGCGAGGTATGGCAGGACAGCGTCAACGGTATATTCCTTCCACCGCATAAACGCGCGCTGGGTTATGTGTTTCAGGAGGCCAGCCTGTTTGCGCATCTGTCGGTGCAGGACAATCTCGAATTCGGCATGCGGCGTATCCGCAAAGCAGAGCGCCGCATCGATATGACTCAAGCCACGCAGCTATTGGGCATTGAGCATCTGCTGGGACGTCGGCCTGACAAACTTTCCGGAGGTGAACGGCAGCGGGTTGGTATTGCCCGGGCGCTGTTGACCAGCCCTCGCCTGCTGTTGCTCGACGAGCCACTGGCCGCGTTGGATGCCAAACGCAAAGGTGAAATCCTGCCGTATCTCGAGCGCCTGCATGACGAGCTGGACATCCCCGTGCTGTATGTCAGTCACTCTCAGGATGAGGTTGCGCGTCTGGCCGATCATCTGGTGTTGCTCAGCGAAGGTCGAGTGCTTGCCAGCGGGCCGATTGGTGAAACCCTGGCCAGGCTCGACCTGCCGCTGGCCATGGGCGACGACGCTGGCGTGGTCGTTCAGGGGGTGGTCAGCGCCTACGATGCCGACTACCAATTGCTCAGCCTGCGCCTGCCCGGCAGCGATCTAGTAATGCGCGTTGCGCATACGCCTCTGGCGACCGGCACGTCGCTGCGTTTCAAGATCCAGGCCCGTGACGTCAGCCTCACTCGGCAACCGGACGAGCACAGCAGTATCCTCAATCGCTTGCCGGTCACGGTAATCAGCGAAGTTGCTGCGGACAATGCTGCGCATGTGTTGGTAGGTCTCGATGCTGCCGGCACGCCATTACTGGCGCGAATCACCCGTTATTCCCGCGACCAGTTGCAGCTGTCTGTGGGCCAGCAGTTATGGGCACAAATCAAGTCGGTCGCGGTGCTGGCCTGATCAAGCTGTAAATAGTCGGCACCACTGCGTAGGGCTGCGGTCAATGGATTTAACTGCCCTACGGACCGATTGCCATGCCCGACACCACCGTCATCGCACAACTTCCCTCTGACCTGCACTACGTCGAAGATACCCAGGTTGGCCTGAGTCGGAAGATCCTGCGGGGCAAATTCGTCTATTTCGATGCGCAAGGCCAACGCATCAAGGATGAAGCCGAAATCAAACGCATCAATGCGCTGGTGATACCGCCCGCCTACACCGATGTGTGGATCTGCGCCGACCCGCAAGGTCATCTGCAGGCGACCGGGCGCGACGCACGGGGGCGCAAACAATATCGCTATCACCCGCGCTGGCGGGAAGTTCGTGATCAGAACAAGTATTCACGCATGGTCGAGTTCGGACTGGCCTTGCCCAAGGTGCGCAAGAAAATCGAGGCGCAACTCGCGCAGCCGGGTATTGGCCGGGACAAGGTGATGGCGACGGTTATTTCATTGCTCGATGCAACCCTGATCCGTATCGGCAACAGTCAATATGCCCGGGACAACCGTTCGTATGGATTGACCACCCTGCGCAACAAACACGTTGCCGTACGTGGCAATTCGATCCTCTTCGAGTTTCGCGGTAAAAGTGGCGTTGAGCATAAAATCAGTGTGACGGACCGACGGCTGGCCAGGGTTATAAAGCGCTGCATGGAATTGCCGGGGCAGAACCTGTTTCAATATCTGGACGATGACGGCGAACGCCATACCGTCAGTTCTTCGGACATCAATGCGTATCTGCAAAGCCTGACCGGCGCGGATTTCACCGCCAAGGACTATCGCACCTGGGCCGGCAGCGCATTGGCCCTGGCGACGCTGCGCAAGCTTGATTGGGAGCCAGAGGGTGATGCGAAGAAACATATTGTCGACATGGTGAAGGCGGTTTCCCGACAGCTGGGCAACACGCCTGCCATTTGCCGCAAGTGCTACATCCACCCGGCAGTCATGGAAGGGTTTCTACAGGGAGAGCTTGCCAAACTGCCGCGCAGCCGCCAGCGCAAGGGGTTGCGCGCCGAAGAGGTCGCGCTGGCAAGTTTCCTGCAAAACCTTATGGATAAGGCCGCAGAGTTGGTTGTGCAGGATGACTGAGCGCGGAGCCTGGGTACCGCTGCCGGTGAGTGGCTGGCATCCGCTCACTGGCCAGTTGATTAGTTGGTTAGTTGGTTAGTTGGTTTTTCATCATTGCCCGACGCGTTCTCGCCACACTTCAGGCGCCGGCGTTGCTTTGCTTGCCGTTGACGTCATAGGTATTGGACAGCTCCTCGATCGTGGCAAGGAAATTCTTGACCGCGTGCTGGACCTCAGTCAGTAGAACATCGGATTGCACAGCGGGATTTTCGAACCGACTGAACAGGTTGTCTACACCAAGTCCCGTAGCGCGGCGACTGGTCAATACATACAAAACGTCTACTCCGATGCTCGCCAACGCTGCCAGATAGTCAGCCTTGGGCACGCGCTCACCACTTTCGTACTTGCCTTGAGCATTCGCGGCGACCCCGCCCAGCTGGCCCATTTCGCGCTGGGACAGGCCCAGGCGCTTGCGCTCTTCTCTCAGTCTTGTGCCTATTTCACTCATGGATCTGGATACTCCCGCCATCACGAGCCGCAAGTTTCTCAAAAAAATCGGCGGATTAAAACGGTCTGTTGGGCTTTCCAGATACCAAACATTACCGTAGGACCGTTCGCACCTGGCAATAGGCCGTTTCCTACGCTACAACAGTAGTGTCAACTGTTCCAGCGCAAACCCTTCACATTTCTCTGATGGCCTGCGGGCTATTAGTTGCAGTCATAAATAAAGGGCTATTGAAAATTAAATCTTGATAAACGTAGTTTATCGTTCCAAGGAAAACTTGTGACTGAACGCCCTATTATCTTTAGTGCCCCCATGGTCAATGCGATTCTGTCGGGCAAAAAAAGCGTAACTCGTCGCATCATTAAATTCCCTCTGCGTCGTCTGGTTGCGAAGGATCAGGCCGGCCCTGGGGCGCACTACGCAGGCGGTATACAACAGGAATCAAGCGATGGCCCGCCTCAACTTGATCTGCAAAGTCATTTCGCGGAAGGCCCCGCCGGGCTTTGTCCCTATGGTCAACCGGGCACCACGCTGTGGCTCAAGGAAGCTTTTTACGCTTTCGGGCGCTGGGAGATGCATCCCAATAAAAAAAGCGGCCGTAACGACTGGCGCTTTATCGATATGACCGTCGGATCCGGGCTTGACTACGGCTTTAGCGAACCGGCGCGCTACGTCAAGACCTCCCGCGACGATCCTGCCCCGACATGGTGGCTGCGGCCGAGTCTGTTCATGCCCCGACGCGCTTCACGGGTTGACCTGGAAGTCACCGAGATACGCATCGAGCGCTTGCGTGACATTACCGATGAACAGGCGCGAGCGGAGGGGTTTTCGCCGATGCATGACGGTGTCCACATGTATTTCGTCAATCACCTGCCCCATCCCAGCACCGGCATGAGTATCACCGCGGTGATTGCCTTCGCCCTGTACTGGCAACGGCTGCATGGCAATGATTCATGGAACGAAAATCCATGGGTATGGGTGGTGAGCTTTCGCAGGCTGGACAAGCCGACCAAGTCTTAGTGTGCCCTGAGGTCGCAGATATGGACTGAACGATCCGGCCCGTCGCCGGATCGTAGTCATATCAACTCAAGGAGACGTTTCCCATGGCACATGACAAACGCACCGTTCGCAACGACAACATCAACGACCCCGATGCAAGCCCGGCCGACATCGCCGACCATCAACAACGCACCGAAGAAACCCGCCAAGAGGAAGAGCAGACCGGCGGCGATCACGATGATCAGGGGCACACTCCTAAGGTGCCCGATTCGACCAGCCCTCGCTGAGCGGGCGCTCTCCCACATACACTGACGCTCCGGGTTTCGCCCCGTTTATTCATTTGTACAAGGCTGGACGATGACTTCACAGCGCAATACGCCAGACAACCACGCCCTGTCTCCTCTGCCGATAGCGAATCACACAGGCTTCGTCCGGGTGCGGGGTGCGCGTGAGCACAATCTGAAGAACGTCGACGTCGACATACCCCGTGACGCACTGGTGGTCTTCACCGGCGTATCGGGGTCCGGCAAATCGTCGCTGGCCTTCTCAACCTTGTATGCCGAGGCGCAGCGTCGTTACTTCGAATCGGTGGCGCCGTATGCCAGGCGTTTGATTGATCAGGTCGGCGTGCCGGATGTGGACTCCATCGAAGGGCTGCCGCCTGCCGTGGCATTGCAGCAACAACGGGGTTCGCCCAGCGCCCGGTCTTCAGTGGGCAGCGTGACCACGCTTTCCAGCCTGATCCGCATGCTCTACTCCCGTGCCGGCAGTTATCCACCCGGCCAGCCGATGCTCTACGCCGAGGATTTTTCACCCAATACCCCGCAGGGCGCTTGCCCGCAATGCCACGGGCTGGGTCGGGTTTACGAAGTGACAGAGCAAACGATGGTGCCAGACGACTCGCTGACCATTCGCCAGCGCGCCATCGCCTCCTGGCCAACTGCATGGCAGGGCCAGAACCTGCGCGACATTCTCGTCACCATGGGTTACGACGTGGACACTCCTTGGCGCGATCTACCTAAAAAGCAACGCGACTGGATCCTGTTTACCGACGAGCAGCCAACGGTTCCGGTCTACGCAGGCCTGACGCCGGAAGAGACCCGCGTCGCGCTCAAACGCAAACTCGAGCCGAGCTATCAAGGGACGTTTACCGGCGCCCGGCGCTATGTGCTGCACACGTTCAGCCATTCGCAAAGCGCGCTGATGAAGAAGCGTGTGGCGCAATTCATGATCGGCAGCCCGTGCTCGCTGTGTGACGGTAAACGCCTCACCCGCGCGGCGCTGTCGGTCACCTTTGCCGGCCTGGATATCGGCGAGCTGTCGCGGATGCCGTTATTGCAACTGGCCCAGGTGTTGAAGCCGGTGGCTGACGAGAAATTCCTGGCCCAGAACCTCGTCGAGGGTGAAGTCGTTACTCCGGAGGAGTCCAGGCGGACCCGTAAACAACGCGCGGCCCAAGGCAAATCTGACCATTCGGCGGCCCCGGACGTAAGACTGACGCCCAGCCTTTCCATCGAAAAACGGTTGGCGGCGCAACGTATTGCCGAGGATCTGCTGGCCAGAGTCAGCACCCTGACCGAACTGGGCCTTGGTTATCTATCACTGGATCGCAGCACCCCGACACTGTCATCCGGGGAATTGCAGCGCCTGCGTCTGGCCACCCAGCTGGGCTCGCAACTGTTTGGCGTGATCTACGTGCTCGATGAGCCGTCCGCAGGTTTGCATCCGGCTGATGGCGAAGCGTTGTTCAGCGCTCTGCAACGTCTGAAGGCCGCGGGCAACTCGTTATTTGTCGTGGAGCATGATCTGGAAACCATGCGCAGGGCCGACTGGCTCATTGATGTCGGCCCGGCTGCGGGTGAGCAAGGTGGACGCATTCTCTACAGCGGTCCTCCTGCGGGGCTTGCCGAGGTCGAAGCTTCGCAGACTCGGCTGCATCTGTTTGCCGAGCACCAGCCCCAGGCCCATACCCGACGCGAGCCTTCGGGCTGGTTACGCCTGGAAGGTGTTACGCGAAATAACCTGAACGACCTCAGCGCCGAATTTCCGCTGGGCTGCTTTACCGCAGTGACGGGGATTTCTGGCTCTGGCAAATCCAGCCTGGTCAGTCACGCGCTGCTGGAACTGGTAGGCGCGCATCTGGGGCGTCCGGCTCAGGATCACACCCAGGAAACACCCAGCCTTGAAGATGACGCACCGCAAACCAGCGATGGCAGAGTCATCGAAGGGCTTGAAGGCATTCGTCGTCTGGTTCAGGTCGATCAGAAACCTATCGGGCGTACGCCACGTTCCAACCTCGCGACCTATACCGGTTTGTTTGATCAGGTCCGGAAGATCTTTGCTGCCACTCCCCAGGCGCGCAGCGAAGGGTACGATGCCGGTCAGTTTTCCTTCAACGTCGCCAAGGGTCGCTGTCCCATCTGTGAAGGGGAAGGCTTTGTCAGCGTTGAATTGCTGTTCATGCCCAGCGTCTACGCGCCCTGCCCGACGTGTCATGGCGCCCGCTATAACCCGCAGACCCTGACGGTAACCTGGCAAGGGCTGAACATTGCGCAGGTCCTGCAACTGACTGTCGACCAGGCTGTGATTCAGTTCGCGGGTGAGCCGCCAGTGCTTCGCGCCCTGGAAGTGCTGCGCGATATTGGCCTGGGCTATTTGCGCTTGGGTCAGCCGGCAACTGAATTGTCCGGTGGCGAAGCGCAGCGCATCAAACTGGCAACCGAGTTGCAGCGCACCCAACGCGGCGCGACGTTATACGTGCTGGACGAACCCACCACAGGTCTTCACCCGACCGACGTTGATCGGCTGCTGATACAACTCAACACGCTGGTGGATGCCGGCAATACCGTCATCGTGGTCGAACACGAGATGCGTGTGGTCGCGCAGAGTGATTGGGTTATCGATATCGGCCCGGGAGCGGGCGACGAAGGTGGCCGCATCGTAGCCAGCGGCACTCCAGCGACCGTGGCCAAGGTCAAGACGAGTCGGACCGCGCCATTTCTCAAGCCTTTACTGGGCCGCTAACGAGTGGATTTGCCGCCCGCCGTTGCAGACGGGTGGCGGTTCAGTTAAGCGGCAATGCCAGCATTTAAGGTATTCCATCCGATCGAACATGCCTTGCAATCAGTTGGTGGTAAAGTGGCGGCCTGTACAGTGGTAGCCATCAGGACGCCACTACACGCAGTGAGTATTTCTGAGGTTCACGGCATGCGTTATATCTTTCCAACATTGGCACTGAGTTTTCTGATCACCCAAGGCGCGATGGCGGCTGGCGACGGTACTGCCGCAATTGGCGGCGGCCTGGGCGGCGCTTTGGGTAATGTCATCGGGCAACAAATGGGTGGCAGCACCGGCGCGGCGGTAGGCGCTGGCGTCGGCGGCGCTGCGGGCAGTGCTGTAGGCGCACGCAAGGGCAGTCGAACTGAGGCAGCCATCGGTGGCGGCATCGGCTCTGCCGGCGGCTCGTTGATCGGCAACCAATTGGGCGGCAGCACCGGCTCCACCATTGGCGCTGGCCTGGGTGGCGCAGCAGGCGGTGCAGTGGGTAACAACCTCGGCAGCAGCAGCAACGACAAAAGCCATTCCCGCAAGCACAAGAACAAGCGTAATCATCGTCGCAACTGATCTGTAGCTTGTCCGCTCCGGTCCTCCGGAGCGGCACCAGTGATACAACCAGATCGAGGTCAACCCGCTCCAACACTCCAACAGGCTGACCACGGCATGTCTGCAATCGAGACTGTTGTCGGCAGCCTTGATGCATCCAAATGCACACGTTAACGCGGCTAGCCCATCCGAACGGAAAGTTCGTTTCTGCGCTCACTCTGCGTTGCAGTAATATTTTATAACACCCCTAATTCTCCTCAGCGCCCACGCCAGAGAGCTTTGTTACGTTAATTGCCGACGGCTCGTAGAGTATTTGCCTGCAACACTATTTACTCAAAAAACCTGTCTTGCTAAGTTATCAACAAATGGCTCGGACTTATGGCATGATTTCATTAGCATCAGGTTATTTGGCAAAGGCGCTTCGGGCTCGTTTGCACGATTACAAAGTCCAGTGCAAGTTTCTCAAGAATGGAACATTGGAGTTAGTGTTAACTCACGTTAACAGTCAGGAGACATATGCTATTTCAGGGGTCGCTAGAATGAATTATTTCAACACGCTTGCCGTGACCCGGCTGGCGAACTTCCTATTGTCCGAAATTGAAACATGTCAAACTTTGAACCTTCTGAGTTCTGGATCACGGCCTGCAGCCCACCAGCGGAAAACCGAGCACTGCTCCGTTAAAAAAACAAGCCTCGCTTCGCGCATTCAATTACTCACGGTATGAACAGTTTGCATGTCAGGCTGCGCAACGAGCGGATCAGGATAGGCATGCCTCAGTACTCATTTGCGGCGATAGGCGGTGTCAAACCTAACGCGCAGGTCAAGTATGAAAGTGGGCGTCGGTTGCCTCGTGGGGATTACCTGGCCGCGATAGCCGGCACCGGAATCGACTTGCTGTTCATTCTTACCGGAAAACGCTCGGTCGGACTGTCGCAACTCGTCGGCCACGAACGAACATTCATCGCGTCCTACCGGAATATAGACGGCGTCGACAAACAGCTCATGGACCATCTTTTATTCCGGCTAAATGACTTTGTGAATGACAGCCCTGAAGCGCGTAAAGTTGCTTTCCATGACGGGATCGACACAGCAAGAATGTTCAATGGATAACACTTAAGCACAGGCAATGCCTTTCGTACTCTAAGGAAGAGGAGTCGTTATGAAGCTGCTGTCCAACCATCAAATAGGCAATGTTCTCGAAACCCGACTTCGCGACTACAAAGTGTCGTGTAAAGAAACTGATATAAACGTGATCTCGTTAGTGTTAACGCACGCTTACACACATGCCGTCTACGGCGTTTCGGGTATCCGCCCAGCGGATTATCGAGGGCCTTACGGAGCAACCATTCTGGCCAAAACATTGTTGGAAGCTATCGAGAGCGAG
This genomic window from Pseudomonas sp. G.S.17 contains:
- the modB gene encoding molybdate ABC transporter permease subunit, with the protein product MPLDASDLAAIWLTLKLASLTTVILLVIGTPIALWLAHTRSWLKGPIGAIVALPLVLPPTVIGFYLLLLLGPNGAVGQFTQHLGIGTLTFSFPGLVIGSVLYSMPFVVQPLQNAFAAMGPRPLEVAATLRANPWDTFFSVVLPLAKPGFITGAILGFAHTVGEFGVVLMIGGNIPEKTRVVSVQIFDHVESMEYLQAHWLAGAMVVFSFLVLLALYSSGKTKSGWS
- a CDS encoding MDR family oxidoreductase, encoding MVYGTEFRGILIEKDDPASRDMAGYRVSLTKLNEDSLPQGDVNVDVSYSTLNYKDALAITGAGPIVRSFPMVPGVDLVGTVSASSDADFSIGDAVLLNGWGVGEGHWGGLAEKARLQGKWLIPLPKAFTPAQSMAIGTAGYTAMLAVMALENNGVTPDKGDILVTGANGGVGSFAVAILARLGYRVVASTGRLNESAYLEKLGAAEVIDRATLSEPGKPLTKERWAGAIDSIGSHTLANVCAAMRYRGTVAACGLAQGMDFPGSVAPFILRGITLAGIDSVTRPRADRIEAWDRLGRDLDLSLLPLISHEIGLSEVIEAAAQLLKGEVRGRVVVDVRR
- the modA gene encoding molybdate ABC transporter substrate-binding protein, encoding MLAALAMGSAFADEVQVAVAANFTVPIQAIAKDFEKDTGHKLVASFGATGQFYTQIKNGAPFEVFLSADDTTPAKLEQEGDSVKGSRFTYAVGTLALWSAKEGYVDDKGEVLKGNKFEHLSIANPKAAPYGLAATQVLDKLGLTDATRPKIVEGQSITQAYQFVSTGNAELGFVALSQIFKDGKLTSGSAWIVPADLHDPIKQDAVILNKGKDNAAAKALIEYLKGPKAAAVIKSFGYQL
- a CDS encoding nitronate monooxygenase — encoded protein: MTAWPDRRILELFDIQLPILQAPMAGASGSALAIAVGNAGGLASLPCAMLSHQQIRDEVALFRQHSKAPLNLNFFCHQTPADDPQRAAGWKDALRPYYQELGADFTAPSPVSSRAPFDPASCELVEELKPEVVSFHFGLPDAALLARVKASGAKVISSATTVAEAIWLEQHGCDAIIAMGYEAGGHRGMFLSEALYSQVGTLALVPQIVDAVSLPVIAAGGIADGRTMAAAFILGASAVQVGTAYLFCPESTTNKLHREALRTADESQTALTNIFTGRPARGIVNRVMRELGPISTIASAFPLAGGPLIPLRAVAEPKGNPDFMSLWAGQAVGIKHQYSAAQLTETMAQQALKKLVSR
- the ada gene encoding bifunctional DNA-binding transcriptional regulator/O6-methylguanine-DNA methyltransferase Ada, whose translation is MNSPLAMTNPLAEDDPRWIAVQARDASADEQFVYAVRTTGVYCRPSSLSRLPRRENVVFFDSAADAEAAGYRPSKRAAADQTLVAAQHAVLVANACRAIEQAEQLPSLKQLAEVGGLSPYHFHRVFKAVTGLTPKGYANAHRGQKVRQKLSGSGSITDALYDAGFNSNSRFYAASGTLLGMKPGQYRDAGANTEIRFAVGECSLGAILVAQSALGVCAILLGEDPHTLIDDFQHQFRNATLIGADPDFELLVAQVVGFVEAPSMGLDLPLDLRGTAFQQRVWSALKDIPPGTTASYAEIAQQIGAPKSFRAVAQACGANRLAVAIPCHRVVRSDGNLSGYRWGVERKRELLDREAKSSRMPPINV
- a CDS encoding TetR/AcrR family transcriptional regulator, encoding MQPRTKEAHHTDARKPRRPGRPPKVDRENFETRAALLRCGTEVLTEQGFMATGIDYILKQVGVPKGSFYHYFESKEAFGRAVLDNYAEYFAQMLDRWLLNESHTPLERLVGFVQNAKAGMARHDYRRGCMVGNLGQEVGMLPDGFRETLETIFLAWQARLSQCLQEAQRAGELAKDADCDELAAFFWIGWEGAVLRARLVKSDVPLNTFISGFLRGLPQ